From a single Callithrix jacchus isolate 240 chromosome 5, calJac240_pri, whole genome shotgun sequence genomic region:
- the LOC144582778 gene encoding uncharacterized protein LOC144582778, which yields MLPPPACGSGHCACAQPPGRRSPRCTPSFALPSFSSHLPTPTPLVPPPQPLRTDRQEEVPHLRCCIQLLLLPVPRALEGRGVADDLFLPLFDLPRSPVRLPSLEFPKEKVAGKAETNERGGGRSCIVGGRIQMECNGAFSTAMKG from the exons ATGTTGCCGCCCCCTGCCTGCGGTAGCGGCCACTGCGCCTGCGCACAGCCTCCGGGGAGGCGGAGCCCTCGGTGCACCCCCTCTTTTGCCCTgccctccttctcttcccaccTACCCACCCCGACACCCCTCGTCCCTCCCCCCCAACCACTCCGAACGGATAGACAG GAGGAGGTTCCTCATCTCCGTTGTTGCATCCAGCTGCTGCTACTGCCAGTGCCACGTGCCTTGGAAGGTAGGGGAGTGGCAGACGACCTCTTTCTGCCCCTCTTCGACCTTCCCCGCAGTCCTGTCCGCCTGCCCTCCCTAGAATTTCCGAAAGAAAAAGTGGCTGGCAAAGCAGAAACAAACGAACGGGGAGGGGGGCGATCCTGCATTGTCGGGGGAAGAATACagatggagtgtaatggtgctTTTTCTACAGCCATGAAAGGCTGA